From the genome of Lentilactobacillus buchneri, one region includes:
- the rfbB gene encoding dTDP-glucose 4,6-dehydratase gives MKILVTGGAGFIGSNFIHYLLENHPTDQVTNFDALTYAGNLASLADVQNDPRYHFVQGNISDRQAVEQVISTYQIDSVVNFAAESHVDRSILHPDAFVRSNFVGVSTLLDVVKQQHVNKFVQISTDEVYGSSRGHEQFNEAAHLNPSSPYSATKAGADLLALSYYKTYGINVSITRSANNYGPFQFPEKLIPLMVTNGLRGKSLPVYGNGKNVRDWLHVFDNCRAIDAVLRHGRPGGTYNIAAHNYAENIQIVEKIVKQLELPQSMIDYVSDRPANDQRYSIDDALIRNELGWQPTIDFDQGISQTVDWYVTHEKWWRPLLGAVHNR, from the coding sequence TTGAAGATACTAGTAACTGGTGGTGCCGGGTTTATTGGATCAAATTTCATCCATTATCTTCTCGAAAATCATCCGACTGATCAGGTGACCAACTTTGATGCCCTGACTTATGCGGGTAATTTGGCAAGTTTGGCGGATGTTCAAAATGATCCCCGATACCATTTTGTTCAGGGAAACATTTCCGATCGGCAGGCGGTCGAACAAGTTATTTCAACCTATCAGATTGATTCAGTCGTCAATTTTGCGGCCGAATCCCACGTTGACCGCTCCATCTTACATCCCGATGCCTTTGTCCGCAGCAACTTTGTCGGCGTCAGCACATTACTGGATGTGGTGAAGCAACAGCACGTTAACAAGTTTGTTCAAATTTCCACCGATGAGGTTTATGGCAGCTCACGGGGGCATGAGCAGTTCAATGAGGCGGCACACCTCAATCCAAGTTCGCCGTATTCGGCGACTAAGGCCGGTGCCGACCTGCTGGCCCTTTCGTACTACAAGACGTACGGCATCAATGTGTCAATTACGCGATCCGCCAACAATTACGGCCCGTTTCAATTCCCGGAAAAATTGATTCCTTTGATGGTCACCAATGGTCTTCGGGGAAAATCACTGCCGGTTTACGGTAACGGCAAAAACGTCCGCGACTGGCTGCACGTGTTTGATAATTGTCGCGCGATTGATGCCGTCTTGCGTCATGGCCGCCCAGGCGGGACTTATAACATTGCCGCTCACAATTACGCAGAAAACATTCAAATTGTTGAAAAAATTGTTAAGCAGTTGGAATTGCCTCAGTCCATGATTGACTACGTTTCCGACCGACCGGCCAATGATCAGCGTTACTCAATCGATGATGCACTCATTCGCAATGAATTAGGTTGGCAGCCGACCATTGATTTTGATCAGGGCATTTCCCAAACTGTTGATTGGTATGTGACACATGAAAAGTGGTGGCGACCGCTGTTAGGCGCCGTCCACAACAGATAA